The DNA segment AAATCAATGAAACATAACATTGAATCATAAAGGAACTAGAATAACGACAAAATGTAAAGCAATGAAagaaaatgaattaaataaacaaaagaaaacaaaacaaaagttGACTTCTAACACCACACGCACTTGAACTCCATGTTCTTCCTTTATGTTACAAAGACAGAATTttatgagtttatgtgatgaTCTAGTGTTCTTGATTGAAATCCCATAACTCTTCTGAGTTTCTACTATTTATAGGCCATGGAGATGATCTTATCATGGAGCATGTCGTCTACTAtcatacttttttctttttctcagcTATGACCTAACCTTATCTTGAAGAATCTTGACCCCCAATTTTTGACACCCACGTCTTGGTTTTCAAGTCCCATGTTTTCTTTAGCTTGCTTTTCAAATCTCGCACCCATGTTCTCCACTTAACTTGAAGGTCGAGCAGCAAGCCTTGATGCTCAAGGAAAGGCACTAACTACCTTTCGACTTTAGTGTTCTTTTATATCATTCTTCTTTGACTTCAACTTTTCCGTTTCTGCTTCTATAGTCGAAACCATTGGCAGTTGAAACGCCTTCTTGTCGAGAAAAATCTATTTTTGGTACCAACAGTTGTTAACCCTTTTTTTATTACTACAGTTTCTAGGGTTTCATCGATTTCCTATATTGGAGTAAGGTTTAAGGTTCTTACCAAAAAAAAAGGTCTAGGCTTGCATGCCCTGTTTTTCAATAATGGGAATGAATTAGGGTTTTAAAGAAGAGAGACTAAATTGGCTCTTGAAACCAATCTAACCACGTCAACTAATTGTTGCAGTGTCCATTATAGCAATTTAGAGCCAAATCTTAAGGACCACTATAATAAATTTTGGATTTGAGAGTCTAAAATGGTGAATACCATAAATCTGAAAGACCACTCTTGTTGGAAATGACACTCGGCACATAAGACCCTTGCTGCATAGAGAACTACTGTTGGATCTATATGCCCATTAAGAGTGTTTAGACCTTGAACCTCCGGTGCTACTTGAAGGGTACAGCACGGATACTAAAGAGAGGAATATGCAGACACTAGAATACTAAATCAAATGGTGACCATGGTGTAAACTAGTTAAATCAGGTTTCGCTTAAACTAGTGCAAGAACCAATTTCAAACCGATATAAATCAGGTTTCGTTTtaatagcttttttttttttttgggtgaaGGTTTTGACACCCTCTCCCTCTCTAGCATGCGAAACTGAGACCGCCAATCTATCTCCTCCATTGCTGGCGGCTTGAACTCGTCAGATTGGGGAGCTAGATAGAACCTTTCGGAGAAAGAAACACCGCGACGACAACGCTAGACTTTCACTCCTTCCATGGTTTTGTTTGGTGttaaagtgttttttttttcttttaacagcaCTGGTTCCAATAACAGAAGATACAGGTGGCGTGTAGTTCAATAAGAACTAAGTCGACATTGCGAGCAGCCAGAATTCAGGCTTAACCTTTTAAACTGGACCATATGCAAGTGTTAAGTCAGGAAGATACAAGGCAACTTCAAGGCAATACCTACTTTTGCAACAAGCATTAACGCAGAATCAACGATGCCAATTACATCAATGACAAAAGCATACTTATTTTCGCATGAATGTTAGAGAAACACAGgcctataaaaaataaaaattggcgGCTAACACAGCTACCAGAGGCATACATGTTGTATATTGAAACAAAACTTTATGCCAGACCTCCCTTGGAGATGAATTAAGCAGAAAACTAAGATGACTAGTAGCGGTTCCAGTAGGTTCTGCGTCTGAACCAGTTGTAGTCGGGCAAACGTTGAATAGGTCCCATTGCAGCAATAGCAATATCCTGCAAAGCATAAACAtgataatcataaaaatatttacacgaGACCATCATATAGTTCCAATTTCCAAGCAACATATTAGTTTTCCCTACTTACCTTGTCATAAATAAACCTGTTTGCAACACGTTTAATTGTGCTTGCATCAACAGCATCGATTCTAGCAAACAATTCAGCAAATGGGATTCTCCGGCCATATGTAAGTAGCTGAAACAACACAAACAAGATAATGAAACAAAACCTACAAAAATCTAACAGAGGATATGTTCTGAGAAAATAAGCTTAGCACAGATTGATTGTCTTAGAGCAGATGATAGTAAGCTTGCAGAGTTGCAGTATGATGAGCTATAGAAAAAACAACAGCACAATAGTTATTAGATTAAAAACACATTGTCTGATCTAttagagggaaaaaaaaaaaacacatttttGGTTTACTTATCACAAGTAGCTAAATATAGAATTCTGTAAAATAAGAATCTGCCATCAAATTCATGTTTCAcactaattaagaaaatcaaaatttacAAATATACGGAGATACAAGTCAATGAACTATTTACCACCTTAAGTTACCATGCTACGCAAATTCGAAATTCCACATATGGATTATTTCATTGGTAGATTAAAAACACAATAGTTATGTATTATTTCATTGGTAGATTAAAAACACAATAGTTATTAGATTAAAAACAACTTCATAATTCCTCTTTTTCATTATGAAGTTCAAGACCTATCATACCTGGCGTCCAATATCTTCAGCTACAGGGCTTGTTCCATCTATGTGAAGCAGCAGCGAAGATTTCAACTGTAAAAAACCACATTTAGAAGTGGGGATAGCAGTATGGaaacaaatattaattaacaattaactaaagcattttttcatacaaaaattaagACAAAAACATTAGTGCACCTTAAGATTCAAATGACCATTTCAACATTAAAAGTCTCACAACAGTAAATGTGATAGGAAGATTGTGCAGATATGCTCTAACTGACAAATAAGATTCACAATTGAATGCATTGACAATTCTTCATTATACATATGTGGTAGAAGTTAATCATCGTGTATTAGGCATAActtcaataaagaaaaaatacagtACATCTAGCACGCTCATCAAAAAAGATCAAGTGGAGATAGATCTTAAGTAACTACTATACTTCCAGAGACAATACTTTCCAAAAACGGGAAAATGAAATTACTTTCCAACAGAGTTGACAAAAGGAAAACGTGATGCATTAAAGGATAAgttattgaaagaaaaagaatagaatagGGTTACCCATTCCTATCTTTATCCTTTTCCTACATCAAAGCTTACACCAAGAAGCTTGGAATCAGGTACAGTTTAACACTCAACAACACTTGACCAGACTTCAAACTCAGTAATATCTGATTATGAGGAAGTAACCGCCAATACAACAAATAACTTCAAAGTCTTCCCATTAGGTGGGGTGGGATACATGCACCCACCTTAATAACTGTATATGCAATTGGGTTACAAGTGCTAATGACAGTGAGAATGAAATTACTGTTCCATTTGTCGGAAATTTTCAGCACTCCAAATCTGTGGAGGTGTACAGTGGTATCCAACAAACAGAAGTGAAATTTTGATCCCAGTCCAgaaatttatatgaaaattcCTCAAGAATTAGACTTCTGAGGAATTAACTATTTCTGTTggatataaaaattttcaattgcaGGCAAACCATCCTAGCGGAGGAAAAAATACAAGACCTGTGAAAATAACACACTAAACTACATGGGTATCTTGAACCAGATAGTAGTCATCCGTAAATGAAGCCTCCTTACAGTGCATAAACATaattccaatttcaaattcaagtAGCACGCAAAGGATCAGTACTAGAAATAGGTGCACACCTGATTACGAGCACGGGTAACATCATCATCTGAAACTCGATAAGCTAACTTGGTTGTCTCATACATTATTGCATATGACAAATCGTCCAAGCAATCCGGCTGGAAAATAAATGAGAAGGAAAATGTTTCTCAAGAGAGATAATTGAAGATGTGGATAAAAGGAAATGGTAAAGAAATGCACAGTAACTTTTTAAACATCAGNNNNNNNAAACTCGATATTAGGTTAACTTAGGAAGTCACACCAAACTCAAATTGCAATCTTGGAGAGTTTATATcgttaaaaaataacatttaaaaagtatatatatctCCATAACTAAATACAATTAAATAACATCTATAATAACATCAAACGATTTTAACTTTGTAACAAAAACAAGTgaaaaaaagattaattaaaCATATAACTTAATACATAACTTATTACACTGTAGTTTGACAAAAAATAACTGATAACAATAAATAAGAAATATACAATATTAGCTTATTAAACTGAATAAATAAGACAACTGATGCATTCAATAAAAGATACCAAAACTTTAGGTTTTGAGGGCAGAAAATTGTAAATTTAGACTCAAATGTAATGGTAAAACTAAATTTTGCTGATTTTGTTTGGTGTTTATTTAAACATGTACAAATCTAACAAAAAGAGAGTTTATATTAACACAATTTGCATGGTGGTCTCACAGACTTGTTAAGAGttttttaaagtttgaccaTCAGAAGTATAAAGCATATTTATgagaaaaaagaggaggaaTATTCATTTGATGGTAACACTGGAGACTGTAGTCCTCACTCCTCAAGCATACATTAGAACAATAAAAGAGAGCAGTACATATGTTATTTGAAAGTTTAAGACATTCTCCATAAGACAACCACAAAGAGACAGACCTTAGCAACAGCATAAACACCAAAAAGACCAGTGTCCTTGTAGTTAGTGTTGAAAGCCATCATGCTTTCTGCAACTTCATTGATGCCAACTCGCTGTGCTAACTCAGAACTGTCAACAAGTACAAACACAATTCAGTCAGTATCAATAGGATTTTTCCCCCATTTATTGGGATGAGGAAGGGAAAAGTATCAAGTTTCATACCCCATGTGTTTTCCACCACCCGCTGTCTTATTCCAAGAACCTAACATAGCTTGCATGACCATCAGAGCGATTGAATCTGGATCCTTCCAAGATGCTCCTTCAAAAGCTACCGCAAATTGTGCAAGAGGAATTTCATCATCAAGCATCCTCACCTTTTTATCAGAAGAACGAGAAGATGGAAATGAATAGTTGTCTAACTTTACTATCATGGCAGCAGCAGATGTGCTCATGCTTCATGcttttaacatatattcttaCCTCAGAACCAGTGAAAATTGCTGGTTCTTTAGCAACCAATTGAGATGCTGTGGTAGGATCTGTTGATAACTTGGTGAACAATTTTTTCACTTGCTCAACAATATCTTCATGCTTAACAGCTCCAGAAGCAGCTATCACCTAGAATAGCAAACCCCATGACGAAAACAGCCATTAAGGCTGGGAGcttcaatatctttttaatttaaaatacagAATAGTTACCAAATGACTTGCATTCAGAGGACTATACACCCATAAAGACCAAATTAATTTGTACATACCATCCTAGGAGCAGTGTAATGTGTCTGAATGTAGTTCTGCAGATGATCTTTGGTGATGGTCTTAATGTTTTGAGCAGGCCCAAGGATGGTTCTACCAAGAGGGGTGTACTGAAAAGCAGTCGCATGCAAGTGATCAAAAATCACTTCCTCTGTCTGGCCCTCAACCTACAAGCAGTTTCATACAATAAACCTTTTTATCAAAAAGTAAAATGGAAACATAATACAAAACAATTCAGGATAAAATATGTGGCTGCTTTTCAAGAATGAAGAGCAGTTCAGGATGCTAATGTACTCACCAAAAGCATGATATAGAACTACAATCCTATCTTAaccaaaatccaaaaaaataaagccaaTTACTCATACAATTCTATAGGGAACAAATATTTCAACTGAAAATGTAACACAACTCACCTACAACCAAAACTTCCCATTAAAAccccatgcttttaaaatttagattacCGCAAAAACAATCACTTCTCAGCTACTATGCCACACACAAAAGTAATTTCCTTTTCTTCAGCTAGTAACagaattttaagaaaatatattaacaacaaaaaaaaacctttgccaggataaattgaaaaaaaatcaaagagttAACTCAAAACAATGGCCCAGCAGTTCCACATTCCACTACAatctccaaaaaaatttaaatacaaagcGCAGAATAAATTACAGCTCAatgatattaataatatttcttttttaatcttataatcataatcatcattataataaaataaatgaacaaaacAGTATCCAAAATGTACAAAAGCGTCAGAAGAAAATTACTTCCAATCCATATATACCCAATAAAAATAGGACACCATTAACTCAATTGCACAAAACTACGAGTCACCCTCAAGCACAAAGTTATCAGCTTACTCACACAGTCACCCACACAGATGACCAACAAAAACAACTAATAAAGAAGCCCAATAGATGCACACTGAAACCCTTAAGCCACAAAACCATAGCCTTAAAAACattaatagaaaacaaaaaataaaacgaTCAACAAACACCATATCCAGCATAACCATATTACCACACATTTCCAACTCCAATTCAAACAAGTGCATTCCTACTGGGATTAGATTCTCACGTTTTGAAACAATATGTGATACACAGCGAGTCATATCAGATATAAAATACAACAAATCTCAGATCTAACTACCTACAAAGACACTATCGGTTCCATGGAAATTACCTCTTCCATCTCCCTGAGGATCACGTCACGCTCGCGGCTGATGCGATTCTCATCGAACCTCGAGTTCTGAAGAATATCCGCCAAGATATCGAGTGCCTTAGGGACGTCCTTGTCAGCGACCTTAGCGTAATAAGTAGTCTGCTCTCTTGAGGTGTAGGCGTTGAGGTGGCCTCCCATGTTCTCGATCTCCTCCTCGAGCTCCCTAGCGTTGCGCTTCTCCGTGCCCTTGAAGATCATGTGCTCAAGGAAATGCGCAGTGCCGTTACTCTCCTCCGTCTCGAACCTTGACCCGGCATCGATCCACACGCCAACGGTGGCGGTGCGCGCTGCGAGGCTCGATTCGGTGGCCACACGGAGGCCGTTGGGGAGGGTGGTGACACGTGTCTCGGGGGCAGCGAGGATCCGAGTGTGGTCCGTGAGGGTGGGTCGGGGGGACCCATATTTTAGGAATCTAGGATCGGGATTCTCCAGCTGGCGGNNNNNNNNNNNNNNNNNNNNNNNNNNNNNNNNNNNNNNNNNNNNNNNNNNNNNNNNNNNNNNNNNNNNNNNNNNNNNNNNNNNNNNNNNNNNNNNNNNNNNNNNNNNNNNNNNNNNNNNNNNNNNNNNNNNNNNNNNNNNNNNNNNNNNNNNNNNNNNNNNNNNNNNNNNNNNNNNNNNNNNNNNNNNNNNNNNNNNNNNNNNNNNNNNNNNNNNNNNNNNNNNNNNNNNNNNNNNNNNNNNNNNNNNNNNNNNNNNNNNNNNNNNNNNNNNNNNNNNNNNNNNNNNNNNNNNNNNNNNNNNNNNNNNNNNNNNNNNNNNNNNNNNNNNNNNNNNNNNNNNNNNNNNNNNNNNNNNNNNNNNNNNNNNNNNNNNNNNNNNNNNNNNNNNNNNNNNNNNNNNNNNNNNNNNNNNNNNNNNNNNNNNNNNNNNNNNNNNNNNNNNNNNNNNNNNNNNNNNNNNNNNNNNNNNNNNNNNNNNNNNNNNNNNNNNNNNNNNNNGGAtcgggaggaggaggagagggAAGGAGCTGTTCGCCGATGAGAGCGGCGAGCCGCTGCGGCGAGGAGGCGCGTGGAGGACATGGTGGTGGCGGTGGTGGCTCCGCGCTTTGGGGGGCGGCACCGGGTATGGGTCTAGGGTTTCAAGGTGaaaaaaagatgtaaagaaCGTGTGTGGAGTTGTAATGAATTAGAGTGAGGAGTGTGTGAGATAAAGAGGGATCAAGAAGGGGATTGTGGAGACCAGAGACAACAGTAGCGAGAGTTTTTAGGCCCGTATATTTTACTAGCGATTTGAACGAAAATGTGAGAATAAATTACAATTTGTATCATGAAAGTTTAGATTATTGATAACtgtttttatagaaaaataaaaattattttatatttataaaagataaattcttataaataaatatatttaaattctaaaaaattatttaaaatttttaatttttttcttcacaTCATCTCTGACAACAGGctcaattttgaatttattggcCTAGCAATTTGACTTAtcgttctcttttttttatgtttctgcCTCTTCTTCATCAACCTTACTATCTTCGTCATCGTCAACATTaaaaactttatctttatttgatttttcgaATCTTTTAAATTCTTTGAATTTTTCATCACTTCTCACTTCCTATTTCAATGAATCTTCAAATTTATTCCCCCAAAATGATGATATCTCCTAGTCTTATCTCCAGCCTCTAAAAAACTCTTCAAAACAGAAAAGATTCCCAAGAATAAGGATCCAATGACAATGAGGACCACTCGAACTCGCTTCTTCTACCGATGAGATTCCCAAACTTGAATTCAATCCTTCCAAGCCCATTTTATTGGTTACCTACGGCGATGGTATTGAGTTCTCAGGCCTCACTCACCTCGTCGAAGCCCTAGTTCGTCAAAGCTTTTACAATGTCCATATTTGCGTTCCTCAATCGCATGTCATTTTCtccttcattttaattttttgtgttctCGATTTGTAGGATGTTTGATTCTCTTTAAAGTTCGAATTTTTTTCCATAATAGATGAAGAGGATAATGAGTTCGAGGAGGAGATAGATGAAGATGAGGGGGACGATGATGATGTTGTTGAGGTGCATGAGATTGAAGACAACGATGATGAAGATGAGGTTGAGTATTGTTCGGTTACTCGGGTGAGTTACGGTTCGGGTGAAATCTGGACTGGAGCAACTGGGTGAGATAGAGTATCTGGACCTGTGCGCGAGCGTCTCGGGGGGATGATTGTCTGAATTATCGGTGGGTAGCGGGTGGGGTCACctacaaagacactccgatgatAAAGTTAGTATTCGTACTGAGGCGGCTAATTAGGGTAAAAAGATTACGTACTTTTAGAGAGGGGTATGTCCTTCCCCATTTATACTCTGAACTTGGGTGGGCTCCTTCACTTAGGCCCATCTGCCTGAAAGTTTCTGCTAGCTATCCAGGTCTCCTTAGCAGGGCGTGGGGTGGTGTGCGGGTCGCCCTTGGGTTCGGATCAAGTGACCCAGCGGGTCGTTGGTCCATAGTCGGACAGAAACCCTTGTTGGACTGGGCCGGAACAAGTATAATGACGGCAGAAGTGCTGGTGATGTTGATGACGACAGTGATAGTGGTAGCAAGGGATGAGAGTGGTGGTAGATTCGTAGGGTTTAGAATTGGGGGAGAAAAGATGgggaataaaattagaaattaaaattagattataTTTAGAAGGcacattgaaaattttaaataattttttaggatttagatatATTTGTTTGAAAAAATCTATCTTTTATGGGTACAAAGTTACTTTAGTTTTTGTGGATATATTTGTTAGCATTATAAACTTTTATGGATAATAAATAGTAATTTATTCGAAAACGTGATCTACCCACCTCATCACATTTTTTAGAATGACAACACGATctcgtgaaaaaaaaaaagagttcatTTGTTTTTGTCTTCTATTTTCATAATGTAATGTCAGTTtcgttatatattttttcatcaactccgaataaaatataataacataTCACATTATGTTATTTACCTATCACATTTTTTTGTAAGGCTGATAATTGGTAGGATAGGATACGATTTGGACTTTACTTTAATTCTATTTGtggattgaattttttttaaaattctatcaTATTCTATCTGCAAGTTGAAAATCTCTCAACTATAATTTTACCGGCACCTTAAAGTTCTAAACCCTAcactattgatgagcggataatttatacgctttttggcattatttttagtatgtttttagtatgttttagttagtttttattttatttttataagtttttagttaaaattcacttttctggactttactatgagtttgtgtgtttttctgtgatttcaggtattttctgactgaaattgagggacctgagcaaaaatctgattcagaggctgaaaaggactgcagatgctgttggattctgacctccctgcactcaaagtaaattttctggagctacagaagcccaattggcacgctctcaactgcgttggaaagtagacatcctgagctttccagcaatatataatagttcatactttgcccgagatttgatggcccaaaccggcgtttcaaatcagctcaaaactggccggcgttaaacgccgggactggcacaagaatgggagttaaacgcccaaactggcacaaaagctggcgtttaactccaagaaaagtctctacacatgaaagctttaatgctcagcccaagcacacaccaagtgggtccggaagtggatttttatgtcatttactcatttctgtaaaccctaggctactagttctctacaaataggaccttttgctattgtattttcatctttggatcattttagatcttaggatcatctttggatgtctagttcttagatcattgggaggctggccattcggccatacctagaccttgttcttatgtattttcaacggtggagtttctacacaccgtagattaaggtgtggagctctgc comes from the Arachis duranensis cultivar V14167 chromosome 7, aradu.V14167.gnm2.J7QH, whole genome shotgun sequence genome and includes:
- the LOC107459114 gene encoding probable mitochondrial-processing peptidase subunit beta, mitochondrial (The sequence of the model RefSeq protein was modified relative to this genomic sequence to represent the inferred CDS: added 122 bases not found in genome assembly), with amino-acid sequence MSSTRLLAAAARRSHRRTAPSLSTTSRSHSTSPAVSSHPSSPPSPPPPNAMVYDRLAEAVKAKLRQLENPDPRFLKYGSPRPTLTDHTRILAAPETRVTTLPNGLRVATESSLAARTATVGVWIDAGSRFETEESNGTAHFLEHMIFKGTEKRNARELEEEIENMGGHLNAYTSREQTTYYAKVADKDVPKALDILADILQNSRFDENRISRERDVILREMEEVEGQTEEVIFDHLHATAFQYTPLGRTILGPAQNIKTITKDHLQNYIQTHYTAPRMVIAASGAVKHEDIVEQVKKLFTKLSTDPTTASQLVAKEPAIFTGSEVRMLDDEIPLAQFAVAFEGASWKDPDSIALMVMQAMLGSWNKTAGGGKHMGSELAQRVGINEVAESMMAFNTNYKDTGLFGVYAVAKPDCLDDLSYAIMYETTKLAYRVSDDDVTRARNQLKSSLLLHIDGTSPVAEDIGRQLLTYGRRIPFAELFARIDAVDASTIKRVANRFIYDKDIAIAAMGPIQRLPDYNWFRRRTYWNRY